A single region of the Rhodothermia bacterium genome encodes:
- a CDS encoding Zn-dependent hydrolase, giving the protein MKTFSLNHALLAVLVLALGACSPKNHTMTRSGTAAGTILKIENGQTTTTPMYVPYRLTSDLVEGLSPKNKQLVGLLIEAAQVMDDIFWQQSYGDPTDLAKHKDPAIQAYIRVNYGPWDFLNANTPFIEGVGQKPEGANFYPKDMTKAEFEAAAANNPALKDTYTMVRRDAAGKLVAIPFSTYFKPQMERAAAKLRAAAALAEDAGLKKYLELRAEALLTNQYQPSDFAWMDMKTSPIDVVIGPIETYEDGLFGYKAGAEAYVLLKDIAWSERLSRYAALLPSLQRGLPVAEAYKAEMPGTDSDLNAYDVVFVTGDANSGSKTIAINLPNDEEVQLKKGTRRLQLKNAMKAKFDKMMLPISDLLIAPDQKKHVTFDAFFATTMFHEVAHGLGIKNTINGKGTVRGALKEQASWLEEGKADILGLYMIQRMVASGELKNVDLKDYYVTFCASIFRSIRFGTGSAHGKANLVRFNYFQERGVFNRDAATGTYRVDYDKLRSAVDSLSDLILRLQGDGNYEGVVALWSDKGKVGNELKADLDRLANAKIPVDIVFEQGKSILGL; this is encoded by the coding sequence ATGAAAACATTTTCTTTAAACCATGCTCTCCTTGCCGTTTTGGTGTTGGCCCTCGGTGCTTGCTCGCCCAAAAACCATACCATGACCCGCTCTGGAACGGCGGCTGGAACCATTCTCAAAATCGAAAACGGACAAACCACCACCACCCCCATGTATGTGCCTTATCGCCTCACCAGCGATCTGGTGGAGGGTCTGTCCCCAAAAAACAAACAACTTGTAGGCTTACTCATCGAGGCGGCCCAAGTCATGGACGACATCTTCTGGCAGCAAAGTTACGGTGATCCAACCGATTTAGCGAAACACAAAGACCCTGCAATTCAAGCATATATTCGGGTAAATTATGGGCCTTGGGATTTTTTGAATGCCAATACGCCATTTATCGAGGGCGTGGGGCAGAAACCAGAGGGCGCTAATTTCTATCCCAAAGACATGACCAAGGCCGAGTTTGAGGCCGCAGCAGCAAACAACCCCGCCTTAAAAGATACCTACACCATGGTTCGTCGGGATGCCGCCGGAAAACTTGTTGCCATTCCCTTTAGCACCTACTTTAAACCGCAAATGGAGCGGGCAGCAGCAAAATTACGGGCAGCAGCAGCTTTAGCAGAAGATGCAGGGCTAAAAAAATACCTCGAACTTCGTGCAGAAGCCCTGCTCACCAACCAATATCAACCCAGTGATTTTGCTTGGATGGACATGAAAACAAGCCCCATTGACGTCGTTATCGGCCCAATAGAGACGTATGAAGATGGCTTATTTGGGTATAAGGCCGGAGCCGAAGCCTATGTTTTACTGAAAGACATCGCATGGAGCGAGCGCCTTTCGAGGTACGCCGCACTTTTACCGAGTCTTCAACGTGGGCTACCCGTAGCCGAGGCTTACAAAGCAGAAATGCCCGGAACCGACTCCGACTTAAATGCCTATGATGTGGTTTTTGTTACGGGAGATGCCAATTCCGGATCCAAAACCATCGCCATAAATCTACCTAACGACGAAGAAGTACAACTCAAAAAAGGAACACGCCGCCTACAACTCAAGAACGCCATGAAGGCCAAATTTGACAAAATGATGTTGCCTATTTCGGACTTGCTCATTGCCCCCGATCAAAAAAAGCATGTTACCTTCGATGCGTTTTTTGCCACCACCATGTTCCATGAAGTTGCACATGGCTTGGGCATCAAAAACACCATCAACGGAAAAGGAACCGTTCGTGGTGCGCTAAAAGAACAAGCCTCTTGGCTCGAAGAAGGTAAAGCAGATATTCTTGGCCTCTATATGATTCAAAGAATGGTAGCATCTGGCGAATTAAAAAATGTGGATCTGAAAGATTATTACGTCACTTTTTGTGCCAGTATTTTTAGAAGTATCCGCTTTGGAACAGGTAGCGCACACGGAAAAGCCAATCTGGTTCGGTTTAATTATTTCCAAGAACGCGGTGTCTTTAACCGAGACGCTGCCACAGGAACGTATCGCGTGGACTACGACAAACTCCGGAGTGCCGTGGACAGTTTGTCCGACCTTATCCTGCGCTTGCAAGGTGATGGCAACTACGAGGGCGTTGTTGCACTGTGGAGCGATAAAGGCAAAGTGGGCAACGAACTAAAAGCAGATCTCGATCGTCTTGCTAATGCTAAAATTCCCGTGGACATTGTTTTTGAACAAGGGAAAAGCATCCTTGGGCTTTAA
- a CDS encoding Eco57I restriction-modification methylase domain-containing protein codes for MNNLKELKPRKALNKAFLKVKPNRTEIEGFKTNLITLLDRTNDTESEEFHKNLVSDFLKKTYYDPNHFINTKGRNDLVIHNGQAASSTVGVILEAKKPTNKAEMITTKKLNAKAFQELVLYYLRERITHKNLEVKHLVATNINEWFIFDEHLFERLFAQNKSFVKQFENFEASKKTTDVFYKEIAEPFIDNITSEIEFTYFNIQDFQKPLRNTDKADDNSLIALFKLLSPEHLLKLPFTNDSNSLDKRFYSELLHIIGLTETKEGSKKLIERNKTGERHTGTILEDAIIQLDSLDKLSRLEKPNQFGNTQQERLFNVALELSITWINRILFLKLLEAQLITYHKGDKSFSFLNLGKIKNYDDLNSLFFQVLARKYDERNEDVKKAFEKTPYLNSSLFEPTDIEQVTLFISNLKDDKAIPIFSQTVLKDQQGKKRFGKLSTLQYLFEFLDAYDFGAEGGSAIQEDNKTLINASVLGLIFEKINGYKDGSFFTPGFITMYMCRETIRKAVVQKFNETKKWNCNNLEELYDKIEDRKEANEIVNSIKICDPAVGSGHFLVSALNEIIAVKNDLKILQDRTGKRLKEYQVEVVNDELIVTDEEGELFEYNPTNKESQRIQETLFHEKQTIIENCLFGVDINSNSVKICRLRLWIELLKNAYYKNSTELETLPNIDINIKCGNSLVSRFAIDADLKQALKKSKWTIDSYRIAVDTYRNAESKEQKREMERLIADIKSDFRSEISLNDPKVKKLRKLSGDLYQMTNQGQLFEMSKKEKADWNKKVTQLTEETKKLENEIEEIKANKIFENAFEWRFEFPEVLNDDGDFVGFDCIIGNPPYGVKLDNSTINILKSNYPAGNSGILQDSYISFIVLGLCLGKPDSILSYIIPNTWRLINIAYDFRKDSLNKFGLYKIDTFLNPVFDEAVVDCDIVFYDKNENKKISLNINEADKQLKSNQISVSTLISQNIINSHLTENQYNLIHKIQSETEQLKNIMSIKNGVKPYEVGKGNPKQTKVTLSEKPFTKSTKVDDTFVPLIGGSDFHRYTLKWNKDNYISYGPWLAAPRDAEIFEKDEKIIVRQTSDKLIATIIQKGFVMRNNTHILLSDKADYKLKFILALLNSKLFDFIYWTINPEKGEALAEVKAMHLDQLPIKLADNSTQEKIETLVDQILAKKSQDLSADTTDLENKIDTLVYQLYELTEEEIKIIETA; via the coding sequence GTGAACAATTTAAAAGAATTGAAACCGAGAAAGGCACTGAACAAAGCCTTTTTAAAAGTAAAACCGAACAGGACTGAAATTGAAGGTTTCAAGACCAATCTTATTACTTTACTCGACAGGACAAATGACACAGAAAGCGAAGAGTTTCATAAAAACTTAGTGTCGGACTTTTTAAAGAAAACATATTACGACCCGAACCATTTTATAAATACCAAAGGTCGAAACGACCTTGTTATTCACAACGGACAAGCTGCAAGCTCGACAGTTGGTGTCATTCTCGAAGCAAAAAAGCCGACTAACAAAGCCGAAATGATTACAACCAAAAAACTGAACGCAAAAGCGTTTCAGGAATTGGTTTTGTATTACTTACGAGAGAGAATTACGCATAAAAATCTTGAAGTAAAACATTTGGTGGCGACCAACATAAACGAGTGGTTCATTTTTGACGAGCATTTATTTGAAAGACTTTTTGCTCAAAACAAATCATTTGTAAAACAATTTGAGAATTTCGAAGCAAGCAAGAAAACAACAGACGTATTTTACAAAGAGATAGCAGAGCCATTTATTGACAACATCACTTCTGAAATTGAATTTACCTACTTCAACATTCAGGACTTTCAAAAACCGTTACGCAATACCGACAAAGCAGACGACAATTCGCTAATTGCTTTATTCAAATTGCTTTCGCCAGAGCATCTTTTAAAACTTCCGTTCACCAACGACAGCAACAGCCTTGACAAACGCTTTTACAGCGAGTTGTTGCACATTATCGGATTGACTGAAACCAAAGAAGGAAGCAAAAAACTAATTGAACGAAACAAAACAGGTGAACGACACACAGGAACAATCCTTGAAGATGCCATCATTCAGCTTGACAGCTTAGATAAACTTAGCCGACTTGAAAAGCCAAACCAATTTGGAAACACACAACAGGAAAGACTTTTTAATGTTGCTCTTGAGCTTTCCATCACTTGGATAAACCGCATTTTGTTTTTGAAGTTGTTGGAAGCCCAACTCATCACGTATCACAAAGGCGACAAATCATTTTCGTTTCTCAATCTTGGCAAAATCAAGAACTATGACGACCTGAACAGTTTATTTTTTCAGGTATTGGCACGCAAGTATGACGAGCGAAACGAAGATGTAAAAAAGGCGTTTGAAAAAACGCCCTATCTCAATTCATCGCTTTTCGAGCCGACCGACATTGAGCAAGTAACTTTGTTCATCAGCAATTTAAAAGATGATAAAGCAATTCCGATTTTTTCGCAAACTGTACTTAAAGACCAGCAAGGCAAAAAGCGTTTTGGCAAACTTTCCACACTTCAATACTTGTTTGAGTTTTTAGATGCGTACGACTTTGGTGCAGAGGGCGGTTCAGCAATTCAGGAAGACAACAAAACCCTAATCAATGCTTCGGTTCTTGGATTGATTTTCGAGAAAATAAACGGCTACAAAGATGGTTCGTTTTTCACACCAGGCTTCATCACTATGTATATGTGCCGTGAAACCATTCGCAAAGCGGTGGTGCAGAAATTCAACGAAACCAAAAAATGGAACTGTAATAACCTTGAAGAACTTTATGATAAAATAGAAGACCGAAAGGAAGCAAACGAGATAGTAAATAGTATTAAAATTTGCGACCCCGCCGTTGGTTCTGGACACTTTTTAGTTTCCGCACTCAATGAAATAATTGCCGTTAAAAATGACTTGAAAATTCTGCAAGACCGCACAGGCAAACGATTAAAAGAATATCAAGTTGAAGTTGTAAATGATGAACTGATTGTAACAGATGAAGAAGGTGAACTTTTTGAATATAACCCAACAAATAAAGAAAGTCAGCGAATACAAGAAACGCTTTTCCACGAAAAGCAAACCATTATTGAAAATTGCCTTTTCGGTGTGGACATCAATTCCAATTCTGTAAAAATTTGCCGCTTGCGTTTGTGGATTGAGCTTTTGAAAAATGCTTATTACAAAAACAGCACAGAACTTGAAACGCTTCCAAATATTGACATCAACATAAAATGCGGAAACTCTTTGGTAAGTCGTTTTGCGATTGATGCAGACTTGAAACAAGCCTTGAAAAAAAGCAAGTGGACAATTGACAGCTACCGAATAGCCGTTGACACTTACCGAAACGCTGAAAGCAAGGAACAGAAAAGAGAAATGGAACGACTGATTGCCGACATAAAATCGGATTTCAGAAGCGAAATTTCATTGAATGACCCTAAAGTAAAGAAGCTACGCAAACTTTCAGGCGACTTGTATCAAATGACCAATCAGGGGCAACTTTTTGAAATGAGCAAAAAGGAAAAAGCCGATTGGAACAAGAAAGTAACGCAACTGACAGAAGAAACGAAAAAACTTGAAAACGAAATTGAAGAAATAAAAGCCAACAAGATTTTTGAAAATGCTTTTGAATGGCGTTTTGAATTTCCCGAAGTGCTGAATGATGATGGCGATTTTGTGGGCTTTGATTGTATTATTGGAAATCCACCTTATGGGGTTAAACTTGACAATTCAACAATAAATATTTTAAAAAGCAACTATCCAGCAGGCAATTCAGGTATTCTTCAAGACAGCTACATTAGTTTTATAGTCTTAGGACTTTGCTTAGGAAAACCTGACAGTATTTTGAGTTACATTATTCCAAATACTTGGAGACTGATAAACATTGCATACGATTTCAGAAAAGATAGCTTGAACAAATTTGGCTTATACAAAATTGACACTTTTTTAAATCCCGTATTTGACGAAGCTGTGGTTGATTGCGATATTGTATTTTATGACAAGAATGAAAACAAAAAAATATCATTGAACATTAATGAAGCTGATAAGCAATTGAAATCAAATCAAATTTCTGTTTCAACTCTCATATCTCAAAATATCATTAACTCACACCTAACAGAAAATCAATACAATTTAATTCATAAAATTCAGTCTGAGACAGAACAATTAAAGAATATTATGTCAATTAAAAATGGTGTTAAACCATATGAAGTTGGCAAAGGAAATCCCAAGCAGACGAAAGTTACATTATCTGAAAAACCATTCACTAAAAGCACCAAAGTAGATGACACATTTGTTCCTTTAATTGGCGGTAGTGATTTTCATAGATATACATTAAAATGGAATAAAGACAATTACATTAGTTATGGACCTTGGTTAGCAGCTCCAAGAGATGCTGAGATATTTGAGAAAGACGAGAAAATAATTGTTCGACAAACGAGTGACAAATTGATAGCAACAATTATTCAAAAAGGCTTTGTAATGAGAAACAATACACACATTTTACTTTCCGACAAGGCTGATTATAAGTTGAAGTTCATTCTTGCTTTGCTCAATTCAAAATTGTTTGACTTTATCTATTGGACAATAAATCCCGAAAAAGGCGAAGCACTTGCAGAAGTAAAAGCAATGCATTTAGACCAGTTACCAATTAAATTGGCAGATAATTCAACACAAGAAAAAATTGAAACGCTTGTTGACCAAATCTTAGCTAAAAAATCGCAAGACCTTTCAGCCGACACGACAGACTTGGAAAACAAAATTGACACATTAGTTTACCAACTTTACGAGTTGACGGAAGAAGAAATTAAAATTATTGAAACAGCATAA
- a CDS encoding VOC family protein, giving the protein MLKDVHPKLPMRNKNLTRNFYVQMLDFQEIGSADYGYYLMLEKDLIQLHFFLFENLNPFENYGQIYIRTDQIDTLYQSFLERNTPIHPNGKLSLKPWGQKEFSILDPDHNLITFGQTIDPVESR; this is encoded by the coding sequence ATGCTAAAGGATGTTCATCCCAAATTACCGATGCGAAATAAAAATCTAACACGGAATTTCTATGTTCAGATGTTAGATTTCCAAGAAATAGGTTCTGCGGATTATGGGTATTATCTGATGTTGGAAAAAGATTTAATCCAGCTACATTTCTTCTTGTTTGAAAATCTTAACCCATTCGAGAACTATGGCCAAATTTACATCCGAACAGATCAAATAGACACATTGTATCAATCTTTTCTTGAACGGAATACCCCTATTCATCCAAATGGAAAGCTGAGCCTAAAACCATGGGGACAGAAAGAGTTCTCTATTTTAGACCCAGACCATAACCTTATTACTTTTGGGCAAACCATTGATCCTGTGGAAAGCCGTTGA
- a CDS encoding DUF1801 domain-containing protein, translating to MLPSYPEIAAYHEGLNENDQVLCRVLFEEICSGLPNASAKIWHGHPVWFLEGNPIVGYSRLKSGIRLLFWSGQSFDEPALQKEGKFKAAEMRYSSVEEVDRGALQCWLGKSIEIQWDYKNIVKRKGVLERLISK from the coding sequence ATGTTGCCCTCTTATCCAGAAATTGCAGCTTATCATGAAGGACTCAACGAAAATGACCAAGTTCTTTGCAGAGTGCTTTTTGAAGAAATTTGTAGTGGCTTACCCAATGCTTCCGCAAAAATTTGGCATGGCCACCCCGTTTGGTTCTTAGAGGGAAATCCAATTGTGGGGTATAGCCGTCTCAAATCAGGGATTCGCCTCTTATTCTGGAGCGGCCAGTCCTTCGACGAACCAGCCTTACAGAAGGAGGGCAAGTTCAAGGCCGCAGAAATGCGATATTCGAGTGTTGAAGAGGTGGATCGCGGTGCCTTACAGTGCTGGTTGGGAAAATCAATAGAAATCCAATGGGATTATAAAAATATTGTAAAACGAAAAGGTGTTTTGGAGCGCTTAATATCCAAATAA
- a CDS encoding alpha/beta hydrolase, giving the protein MRYFFFVFLMLYAMGCAALPTKYPCENEESVELMDDEQNRAIPIEIYPPVGLAENAYTKVALLSVGYNGSNTEYTFLARALTRKGVLVVGIQHEQPEDPPIASSGDIYSARMPVWERGVKNLKFVRAYLNTRFPKTKTAKWLLLGHSNGGDISLHYAQKFPSEINAVITFDHRRFPIPRQVHPPVLSFRADEFEADKGVLPSAEEAAQFGTQVIWLKNTRHNDLRDAGRASLKAALVRDIEQFLIAIRF; this is encoded by the coding sequence ATGAGGTATTTCTTTTTCGTTTTTCTCATGCTGTATGCCATGGGTTGTGCCGCGTTACCCACAAAGTACCCCTGTGAGAACGAAGAAAGCGTTGAATTAATGGATGACGAGCAAAATCGTGCAATCCCGATAGAAATCTACCCTCCGGTGGGCCTTGCTGAAAATGCCTATACAAAAGTTGCACTCCTGAGTGTGGGGTACAATGGCAGTAATACGGAATATACGTTTCTTGCACGGGCCTTAACCCGAAAAGGGGTTCTGGTGGTTGGGATTCAACACGAGCAACCCGAAGACCCACCAATAGCAAGCTCGGGGGACATTTATTCGGCACGGATGCCTGTTTGGGAACGTGGTGTCAAGAATCTAAAATTTGTTCGGGCTTATCTCAATACCCGCTTTCCAAAAACCAAAACAGCAAAGTGGCTTTTGCTTGGGCACTCAAACGGAGGGGATATTTCGTTGCACTATGCCCAGAAATTTCCGAGTGAAATAAACGCTGTAATTACATTCGACCATCGCAGGTTTCCCATTCCGCGCCAAGTACATCCACCTGTATTGTCTTTTCGAGCAGATGAGTTTGAGGCAGATAAGGGCGTTCTCCCCAGCGCGGAAGAGGCCGCACAGTTCGGAACGCAGGTTATTTGGCTCAAAAATACACGGCACAACGATCTTCGTGATGCAGGCCGTGCAAGCCTAAAAGCGGCTTTGGTGCGTGACATCGAACAATTTTTAATCGCTATTCGTTTCTAA
- a CDS encoding tetratricopeptide repeat protein yields the protein MLTQRLNNIHRFIDQGRLEDALKLLREASRSFPAHAPLFILLAETAEKLGRTDEALNAWQHAWFLVPNSTFIRRQIDRLLPPRPVKRADPPANTKQGDFNPNFERPQPLNLPVTQKIIPPPLPHHKVVVPKPPPLPAQTILPEQMVASVGIAMVTHQKNEDKIGKQIAIPPSKPLLETPIVEVNVDFEWAEPQTTAPNYPEVSWHTLKETFQYIEPPRLSPQTQIDTVFENIDDLIAQLEQAPRIVPNPEAIESSPLEDEETDTEDMVSETLARIFTTQKQFSAAISVYQRLAKLQPLRADYFLKKAAELEGK from the coding sequence AGATCAGGGGAGATTAGAGGATGCCCTGAAACTATTGCGCGAGGCGTCAAGGTCGTTTCCCGCACACGCACCACTTTTTATCCTTCTTGCGGAAACGGCAGAAAAACTCGGACGAACGGATGAGGCGCTGAATGCGTGGCAACATGCTTGGTTCTTGGTTCCGAATAGCACCTTCATTCGCCGACAAATAGACCGCTTGCTCCCACCGCGTCCTGTAAAACGTGCCGATCCTCCCGCAAATACCAAACAAGGAGACTTTAATCCGAATTTTGAGCGGCCACAACCCCTGAACCTCCCCGTAACTCAAAAAATTATCCCGCCGCCACTACCACACCACAAAGTGGTTGTCCCTAAGCCACCTCCCTTGCCCGCACAAACGATTTTGCCCGAACAAATGGTAGCTTCTGTTGGAATAGCAATGGTTACACACCAAAAAAATGAAGATAAAATAGGCAAACAGATAGCAATCCCTCCCTCTAAACCCTTACTCGAAACACCTATTGTGGAAGTGAACGTTGATTTTGAATGGGCTGAACCACAAACCACTGCCCCAAATTATCCCGAAGTTTCTTGGCATACGCTTAAAGAAACATTCCAGTACATCGAGCCGCCACGCTTGAGCCCACAAACGCAAATAGATACGGTCTTTGAAAATATTGACGACCTCATTGCGCAATTGGAGCAAGCGCCCCGGATCGTCCCAAATCCAGAGGCAATCGAAAGTTCGCCACTCGAAGACGAGGAAACAGACACAGAAGACATGGTGTCGGAAACCCTTGCACGCATCTTCACAACCCAAAAACAATTTAGCGCGGCCATCTCGGTGTATCAGCGTTTGGCAAAACTACAACCGCTCCGCGCCGATTATTTTCTTAAAAAAGCTGCCGAATTAGAAGGGAAATGA